A window of Terriglobales bacterium genomic DNA:
CGCGCGAAGGCCAGCTCAAGCCCGAGGTCGTGCAGAAAGCCATCCGCGACCTGGAAATCGATGCGGACAAACTCGACCCCGCGGTCTCTTAGAGGAAGGAACCTTTTCGTTGGCCACTGAATTCCGGATTCCCGAGCTGGGCGAGAACGTCACCTCCGGTGATCTGGTCAAGATTCTGGTCGCCGAAGGCGACAGCATCGCAAAAGACCAGCCGGTGGTCGAACTCGAGACCGACAAGGCCATCGTCGAAGTACCCTCTTCCGTCGCCGGCACCGTATCCAAGATCCACGTCAAGGCCGGCCAGAAGGTAAAGGTCGGTGATCTCATCCTCACTGTCGAAGACGGCGCTGCCGCCCGGCCAGCTAAGGCAGAAAAGAAAGAGGAAAAGAAGAAGGCAGCTGCCGAAAAACCCCCGGAGAAGAAATCTGCGAAAGAGGAAAGGCAAGAGTCCCAAGCCTCCGCGGTCGTCGCTCCGCCGCCCCCTGCTGCGGCGGTCAGCGCGCCCCAACCGGCGCCGGCCACCGAGGCTGCACCGACGCGTGCGGCTCCCGCTGCGCCGCGCGCGCAGGCCCCAGCCTCACCCGCCATCCGTCGCTTCGCCCGCGAGTTGGGCATCGATATCAATGAAGTCCGCGGCGGCGGCCCCGGCGGACGCATCACCGAGAGCGACGTCAAGGCCTACGTCAAGCAGATCACTACCGGCGCGCGCGTCGCGCCCTCAGCCGCGGCTGTTCCCGCCGAACCGCTTCCCGATTTTTCCAAGTGGGGCGCCATCGACCGCCAGCCCATGCGGGCCATCCGCCGCGCCACGGCGCGCCACCTCAGCTACGCCTGGTCGACCATCCCGCACGTCACCCAGCAGGACAAGGCCGACATCACTTCGCTCGAGCAGCTTCGGGAAAAGTTCGGTAAGCGCGCGGAGGAGGCCGGAGGCAAGCTCACCGTCACCGCCATCGCGGTCAAGATCATCGCTTCCGCGCTCAAGCACTTTCCGCAGTTTGCCGCGTCCATCGACATGGCGCGTGAAGAGGTCATTCACAAGAAGTATTGCCACATCGGGATCGCTGTGGATACCGAGCGCGGCCTGCTGGTTCCGGTCATCCGCGACGCCGACCAGAAGAATCTCATCCAGCTCTCGGTCGAACTCTCCCAGCTCGCCGAGAAGGCCCGCACCGGCAAGCTCACACCGGCGGAGATGGAAGGTGGCGTGTTCAGCATCACCAACCTGGGTGGCATCGGCGGCACATCGTTCTCGCCCATCGTCAACGCGCCCGAAGTTGCCATCCTGGGCCTTTCCCGCGGACGCCAGGAGCCGGTCTTTGTCAGCGGCATCTTTCAGCCACGCCTCATGCTCCCGCTCTCGCTCTCCTACGACCACCGCCTCATCGACGGCGCCGACGCCGCCCGCTTCCTGCGCTGGGTCGCCGACGCCTTCGAGCAACCCTTCCTGCTCCCGCTCGAGGGGTGATGCCTTTCCATGCCTGACACCACCCATCTCGCTGTTATCGGCGCCGGCCCCGGCGGATACGCCGCCGCCTTCCTGGCTGCCGACCTGGGCCTCGACGTCACCCTCATCGACGCCGAGCTCAACCCGGGCGGCGTCTGTCTCTATCGCGGATGCATCCCCTCCAAGGCTCTTCTGCACGTCGCCAAGGTCATCGACGAAGCTGCGCGCGCGTCTGCCTGGGGTGTCACTTACCCCGAGCCCAAGCTCGATCTGGCGAAACTTCGCGGCTGGAAGGACGGCGTTGTTTCTAAGCTGACGGGCAACCTCGGCATCCTGGCGCGCACGCGCAAGGTGAAATACATCCAGGGTCGCGCCTCCTTCACCGACTCCAGCACGCTCACCATCACGCAAGAAGGGAGCAAGGGCGCTCAGACGCTCAAGTTCCAGAACGCCATCATCGCCACCGGCTCGCGACCTGCTTCCGTTCCCGGACTTTCCATCGACAGCCCGCGTGTCCTCGACTCAACTTCCGCCCTCGAACTCAAGGAGGTTCCCAAAACGCTGCTGGTCATCGGCGGCGGTTACATCGGCCTCGAGCTGGGTACGGTCTACGCCACACTCGGCTCCAAGGTCACCGTGGTGGAGATGCTCGAGGGCCTACTGCCCGGCGCCGATCGCGACCTCGTCAAGCCGCTCCATCAGCGTCTGGAAAAGCTGTTTGCTGCTATCAAGCTCAAGACCAAGGTCGCCTCCATGCAGGAAGGGAAGGACGGCCTGCGCGTGAAGTTCGAGGGCGACGACGCATCCGAGCAGACCTTTGAGCAGGTTTTGGTTTCCGTCGGCCGCAAGCCCAACCCAGTCCCGGGCATCGAGAACACCAAAGTCAAGGTAGACGCGAGGGGCTTTATTCAGGTGGACGTGCAGCGCCGCACCACCGACCCCGCCATTTTCGCCATCGGCGATGTCGCCGGCGAGCCCATGTTGGCACACAAGGCTTCCCATGAAGGACGCGTCGCCGTCGAAGCTATCGCCGGTCACAAAGTCGCCTTCGAGCCCAGTGCGATCCCCGCCGTCGTGTTCACCGATCCCGAGATCGCCTGGTGCGGGCTCACGGAAACGCAAGCGGAGAAGGAAGGGAAGAAGGTGGAGGTCGTGCGTTTTCCCTGGGCTGCATCGGGCCGCGCGATGACGCTCGACCGCTCCGACGGCGTCACCAAGCTCGTGCTCGAACCCGAGACGCAGCGCGTCTTGGGTGTTGGCATCGCCGGCCCCGGTGCCGGCGAGTTGATCGCCGAGGGCGTACTGGCGGTGGAGATGGCTGCCCTCGCCACCGACCTCAAGCTCAGCATCCATCCCCATCCCACGCTCTCGGAGACGGTCATGGAAGCCGCCGAAGTCTTCTTCGGCCAGGCCACGCACCTCTACCGCCCCAAGAAGAAATCCTGACCCACGATTTGGGAGCAAGCCTTTTGCCACGGGTGCGGCGCTGTTCCATGTAGAACATTGCATGCCGCCTTTCCCATTCGGCAACACGGCGGTGTTAGAATCGCATTGCGAGGTGGTCGTGGCGCGCGCCCCATTCGGCCTGGAAATCGCGGACAACTGCCTGAACTGCTCCCTTCGTTCAGACACCTTCTTCTGCAGCCTGCCCAAGGACGCACTGCAGAACTTCCAGACCATTGCCTCACCGGCAGCCTTTCCGTCCGACGCCGTGCTCTTCGTCGAGGGTCAGCAGCCGCGCGGCATCTACGTCCTCTGTTCGGGCAAGGTGAAGCTGTCTATGGGTTCCGCCGAAGGCAAAGTGCTGATCCTGCGCATCGCTGAAGCCGGCGAAGTGCTGGGCATCAGCGCGACCGTTTCCGGCCGTCCCTACGACTTGACGGCAGAAACACTGGAGCCGACGCAGGCCAACTTCGTGCGGCGCGACGACTTCCTGCGCTTCCTGCAGAAACACTCCACCGCTTGCTTCCGCGCCGCGCAGCAGCTGAGCGACAAATACGATGTGGCCTGCCGCGAAATCCGTTCGCTCGGTCTGTCTCATTCCGCAGCAGAGAAGCTGGCTATGTTCCTGTTGCAGCTGGCCGCCCGCGACGTCGCCCGCGGTGGCAAGGGCAACCGCATCCGCGTGACCCTCACCCACGAGGAAATCGCGCAGATGATCGGCACCTCGCGCGAAACCGTCACCCGCCTGCTCACCGAGCTCCGCAGGAAGCAGTTCATCGGCTGGAAGGGTTCCATCCTCGAGATCCGCAACAAGACTGCGCTCCAGGCCCTGGTGGGTTCCTAGCTTTTCTCTGTCACTTGCATTCGTGACCGTGGTCACAGTCTTGGACTGTCGTTTGCCTCCAAGATGCGCTCCAATGCCGGCCCCGTCCAAGAGCGCGCGCCAACCCTGCTCAACCGTCGGATGCGATTTGTGTCCGGAGCAGGACTTCCACGATGCCTTTCACGAAGACTGGGCGAAGTTCGAGCGGCGCTTCGCCGAACGAGCCTATGCCGAGGGGGAACTGCTGTTCCGCGAGGGCCGCAACGCGCGCGGCATTTATGTCCTGCGCGCGGGTGAGGCGGAATTGGTCGTGCACCCATCGGGTGGCAAGCGCATCGTGGTTTGCAAGGCCGGACCGGGCACCCTGCTGGGCCTGAGCGCCGCCATCAGTGGCGCTGCGGCCGAACTCAGCGCGGAACTGACCCGGCCGAGCCGTGCCCGCTACATTCCGCGCCCCCAGTTCCTGCGCTTCCTGAAGCAGCACACCGCCGCCTGGCTGCCCATCCTCCACCGGCTGAGCCACGAAGTGGAGCAGGCGCACCAACGCGTGCATGCCATCCGCGAAAGCCAGCCGCGCCGGCGCCGCGCCTCTGCCGACTGATTCCCCCTACGTTTCGCCCCGAACCGTGAGCACCGGGCAGTGTGCCTCGCAGG
This region includes:
- a CDS encoding 2-oxo acid dehydrogenase subunit E2, whose product is MATEFRIPELGENVTSGDLVKILVAEGDSIAKDQPVVELETDKAIVEVPSSVAGTVSKIHVKAGQKVKVGDLILTVEDGAAARPAKAEKKEEKKKAAAEKPPEKKSAKEERQESQASAVVAPPPPAAAVSAPQPAPATEAAPTRAAPAAPRAQAPASPAIRRFARELGIDINEVRGGGPGGRITESDVKAYVKQITTGARVAPSAAAVPAEPLPDFSKWGAIDRQPMRAIRRATARHLSYAWSTIPHVTQQDKADITSLEQLREKFGKRAEEAGGKLTVTAIAVKIIASALKHFPQFAASIDMAREEVIHKKYCHIGIAVDTERGLLVPVIRDADQKNLIQLSVELSQLAEKARTGKLTPAEMEGGVFSITNLGGIGGTSFSPIVNAPEVAILGLSRGRQEPVFVSGIFQPRLMLPLSLSYDHRLIDGADAARFLRWVADAFEQPFLLPLEG
- the lpdA gene encoding dihydrolipoyl dehydrogenase; translated protein: MPDTTHLAVIGAGPGGYAAAFLAADLGLDVTLIDAELNPGGVCLYRGCIPSKALLHVAKVIDEAARASAWGVTYPEPKLDLAKLRGWKDGVVSKLTGNLGILARTRKVKYIQGRASFTDSSTLTITQEGSKGAQTLKFQNAIIATGSRPASVPGLSIDSPRVLDSTSALELKEVPKTLLVIGGGYIGLELGTVYATLGSKVTVVEMLEGLLPGADRDLVKPLHQRLEKLFAAIKLKTKVASMQEGKDGLRVKFEGDDASEQTFEQVLVSVGRKPNPVPGIENTKVKVDARGFIQVDVQRRTTDPAIFAIGDVAGEPMLAHKASHEGRVAVEAIAGHKVAFEPSAIPAVVFTDPEIAWCGLTETQAEKEGKKVEVVRFPWAASGRAMTLDRSDGVTKLVLEPETQRVLGVGIAGPGAGELIAEGVLAVEMAALATDLKLSIHPHPTLSETVMEAAEVFFGQATHLYRPKKKS
- a CDS encoding Crp/Fnr family transcriptional regulator, with product MPPFPFGNTAVLESHCEVVVARAPFGLEIADNCLNCSLRSDTFFCSLPKDALQNFQTIASPAAFPSDAVLFVEGQQPRGIYVLCSGKVKLSMGSAEGKVLILRIAEAGEVLGISATVSGRPYDLTAETLEPTQANFVRRDDFLRFLQKHSTACFRAAQQLSDKYDVACREIRSLGLSHSAAEKLAMFLLQLAARDVARGGKGNRIRVTLTHEEIAQMIGTSRETVTRLLTELRRKQFIGWKGSILEIRNKTALQALVGS
- a CDS encoding cyclic nucleotide-binding domain-containing protein; its protein translation is MCPEQDFHDAFHEDWAKFERRFAERAYAEGELLFREGRNARGIYVLRAGEAELVVHPSGGKRIVVCKAGPGTLLGLSAAISGAAAELSAELTRPSRARYIPRPQFLRFLKQHTAAWLPILHRLSHEVEQAHQRVHAIRESQPRRRRASAD